The Zingiber officinale cultivar Zhangliang chromosome 10A, Zo_v1.1, whole genome shotgun sequence genome contains a region encoding:
- the LOC122027263 gene encoding uncharacterized protein LOC122027263 has product MASKKPVKVEELVAKKLTLWHTRTFRPIMTHDELEPLMSAAGFVPLPLQPPPPPEGQKQPAAFAWREYASRLEAAGGGRRKGRRRHAAVLAPPRPRLPHPRIDGLHLKTYKAFFLALEFYLGPTLVPNLFHVRTMPLAKAQDRGFEKAYRPMKDCEMGEEGILVYRDGTLDPVTRITCSRFGGDEIDDVNDQSGNAASVVSGGAVNLSCFVPLKDLFPTGGLSSR; this is encoded by the exons ATGGCCTCGAAGAAGCCCGTCAAGGTCGAGGAGCTGGTGGCCAAGAAGCTGACGCTGTGGCACACCCGTACGTTCCGCCCCATCATGACCCACGACGAGCTGGAGCCCCTCATGTCCGCCGCAGGCTTCGTCCCGCTCCCCCtgcagccgccgccgccgcccgaGGGGCAGAAGCAACCCGCGGCTTTCGCTTGGAGGGAGTACGCGTCGCGGTTGGAGGCGGCGGGCGGCGGGAGGAGGAAAGGCAGGAGGAGGCACGCCGCGGTACTGGCGCCGCCTCGCCCGCGCCTTCCGCACCCCCGGATCGACGGCCTGCACCTCAAGACCTACAAGGCCTTCTTCCTCGCCCTCGAGTTCTACCTCGGCCCCACCCTCGTCCCCAATCTCTTCCACGTCAG GACCATGCCGCTCGCGAAGGCCCAAGACCGCGGGTTCGAGAAAGCCTACCGGCCCATGAAGGACTGCGAGATGGGCGAGGAAGGCATCCTCGTGTACCGCGACGGCACCCTCGATCCCGTTACCAGGATCACTTGCAGCCGATTCGGCGGCGACGAAATCGACGATGTCAACGACCAAAGCGGCAATGCTGCCTCTGTCGTCAGCGGCGGCGCAGTTAACCTGTCCTGCTTTGTCCCGCTCAAGGATCTTTTCCCAACCGGCGGCTTGAGTTCTCGCtag